The following are from one region of the Novosphingobium humi genome:
- a CDS encoding PilZ domain-containing protein produces MASGAQLSVTELRRAARHPVSFRVVAEHRRVGDVMLDIANISIHGFMVGNKVELGRGERVTIRLPVVGRIEAHLIWSTDDRSGFQFERIIRQDDFTNMIAALQPNPRLRR; encoded by the coding sequence ATGGCTTCAGGGGCTCAGCTTTCGGTTACCGAACTGCGCCGCGCCGCGCGCCATCCGGTCAGTTTCCGGGTGGTAGCCGAACACCGGCGCGTGGGCGATGTGATGCTCGACATCGCCAATATTTCGATCCACGGCTTCATGGTCGGCAACAAGGTCGAATTGGGGCGCGGCGAAAGGGTGACGATCCGTTTGCCCGTCGTCGGGCGCATCGAGGCCCATCTGATCTGGTCGACCGACGATCGTTCCGGCTTTCAGTTTGAACGCATCATCCGTCAGGACGATTTCACCAACATGATCGCCGCGCTGCAACCCAATCCGCGCCTGCGCCGATAA
- the tyrS gene encoding tyrosine--tRNA ligase produces MTEYKSDLLRLLSERGHIHQLTDAHGLDALAQKEVVVAYNGYDATASSLHVGNLASVMLLRRLQQAGHKPIALMGGGTTKVGDPSGKDESRKLLTEETIASNIAGIAKVFHRLLRFDDSATGAQMVNNADWLDQLGYIDLLRNVGPHFTVNRMLTFDSVKLRLDREQPLTFLEFNYMILQAYDFRELALRHGCRLQLGGSDQWGNIVNGIELTRRMNGIELFGLTTPLLTTADGAKMGKSVNGAVWLNEELLPHYDFWQFWRNTDDRDVGRFLRIFTDVPLDEIVRLEALEGSEINAAKVVLANEVTKLVRGEEAAKAAEATASATFAGGGLGADLPVWHVPAEGCTIIDALVGIGFAASRGEAKRLIAGGGAKLDGMAVSDENQAISLKSGEIRLSSGKKKHGILKPL; encoded by the coding sequence ATGACCGAATACAAGTCCGACCTGCTGCGCCTGCTGTCTGAACGCGGCCATATCCACCAGTTGACCGATGCGCATGGGCTTGATGCCCTTGCCCAAAAAGAGGTGGTGGTGGCGTATAACGGCTATGACGCGACGGCTTCCTCGCTGCATGTCGGCAATCTGGCCTCGGTGATGCTGCTGCGCCGCCTGCAACAGGCGGGGCACAAGCCCATTGCGCTGATGGGCGGCGGCACGACCAAGGTGGGCGACCCCAGCGGCAAGGACGAATCGCGCAAACTGCTGACCGAAGAGACGATTGCCTCGAACATCGCGGGGATCGCCAAGGTGTTTCACCGCCTGCTCCGCTTTGACGACAGCGCGACGGGCGCACAAATGGTCAACAATGCCGATTGGCTGGACCAGTTGGGCTATATCGACCTGCTGCGCAATGTCGGCCCGCATTTCACGGTCAACCGCATGCTGACCTTTGATTCGGTCAAGCTGCGGCTTGATCGCGAACAGCCGCTGACCTTCCTTGAATTCAACTACATGATCCTTCAGGCCTATGACTTCCGCGAACTGGCGCTGCGCCACGGCTGCCGGTTGCAATTGGGCGGGTCGGACCAATGGGGCAATATCGTCAACGGCATCGAATTGACGCGCCGCATGAACGGGATCGAGCTTTTCGGCCTGACCACGCCGCTGCTGACCACGGCCGATGGGGCCAAGATGGGCAAGAGCGTCAACGGCGCGGTGTGGCTGAATGAAGAACTGCTGCCGCATTATGATTTCTGGCAGTTCTGGCGCAACACCGATGACCGTGATGTGGGCCGTTTCCTGCGGATCTTCACCGATGTTCCGCTTGACGAGATCGTCCGGCTCGAAGCGCTGGAGGGCAGCGAGATCAATGCGGCCAAGGTCGTGCTGGCCAATGAGGTGACGAAACTGGTGCGCGGCGAAGAAGCCGCCAAGGCCGCCGAAGCCACCGCCAGCGCCACCTTTGCAGGCGGCGGTCTGGGCGCGGATCTGCCGGTGTGGCATGTTCCGGCCGAAGGCTGCACGATCATCGATGCGCTGGTCGGAATTGGATTTGCGGCGAGCCGAGGTGAAGCCAAACGCCTGATCGCAGGCGGCGGGGCCAAGCTGGATGGCATGGCCGTAAGCGATGAAAATCAGGCCATTAGCCTTAAAAGCGGGGAAATCCGCCTTTCTTCGGGCAAGAAGAAACACGGCATTCTCAAGCCCTTGTGA
- a CDS encoding DOMON-like domain-containing protein — protein sequence MALGTFSLICHPQTPAMGVKSVSVAWEARGDALMLRYRVDGAGGLVLPAPAAPERHDDLWKTTCFEMFLGQAGTTYREFNFSPSSRWATYAFADYREGGRDAEMTIAPAIVIRREGDAAICEVRLSRAILDGAVCAGLTAVIEEMGVDGKGGHKSYWALARGEGRPDFHKRSCFTLQLAAAEAP from the coding sequence TTGGCTTTGGGAACTTTCTCGCTGATCTGTCACCCGCAAACGCCCGCAATGGGGGTGAAATCCGTGAGCGTGGCATGGGAGGCGCGCGGCGATGCTCTGATGCTGCGCTATCGCGTGGACGGGGCGGGGGGGCTGGTGCTGCCTGCGCCCGCTGCGCCGGAGCGCCATGACGACCTGTGGAAGACGACCTGTTTCGAGATGTTTCTGGGGCAGGCGGGGACCACCTATCGCGAATTCAACTTCTCGCCCTCTTCGCGCTGGGCGACCTATGCCTTTGCCGATTATCGCGAGGGCGGGCGCGATGCGGAGATGACAATCGCCCCGGCAATCGTCATCCGGCGCGAGGGCGATGCGGCCATTTGCGAGGTCCGCCTCTCGCGCGCAATTCTGGATGGGGCGGTTTGCGCTGGGTTGACCGCCGTGATCGAGGAGATGGGCGTCGATGGAAAGGGCGGCCACAAATCCTATTGGGCGCTGGCCCGTGGCGAAGGCCGGCCCGATTTTCACAAGCGCTCTTGCTTCACGCTCCAGCTTGCGGCAGCGGAGGCGCCATGA
- a CDS encoding DUF1343 domain-containing protein, whose translation MTVHFGLDRLLADPALRAPLAGRRVSLVAHPASLTSGLVHSLDALAACGDVNLTSAFGPQHGLKGDKQDNMVETEDEFDPALGIPVFSLYGQVRRPTPAMMDTADVFLFDLQDLGCRIYTFVTTLLYLLEAASGTGKSVWVLDRPNPAGRPIEGLTLIPGQESFVGAGPMPMRHGLTLGEMGRWFIDHYKLDVDYRVITMEGWAPDAPARAGLAGFGWPEERIWINPSPNAASLNMARAYAGTVMLEGTNLSEGRGTTRPLEVLFGAPDVDAKAVLAEMQAFAPQWMTGCALRECWFSPTFHKHVGQLCSALMIHAEGGFYDHHAFRPWRLQALAFKAIRRLYPDYPLWRDFPYEYELTRLAIDVINGGPGLREWVDDAGSVAGDLDAITAPDEMRWAEEIRPYLLY comes from the coding sequence ATGACTGTTCATTTCGGCCTTGATCGCCTGCTCGCTGATCCCGCTCTTCGTGCGCCGCTTGCCGGGCGCCGTGTCTCGCTGGTCGCGCATCCTGCCTCGCTGACCTCGGGGCTGGTGCATAGTCTCGATGCGCTGGCCGCCTGCGGCGATGTGAACCTGACCAGCGCCTTTGGCCCCCAGCACGGGCTGAAGGGCGACAAGCAGGACAATATGGTCGAGACGGAGGACGAATTTGACCCCGCGCTCGGCATTCCGGTGTTCAGCCTATATGGTCAGGTGCGCCGCCCGACCCCGGCGATGATGGACACGGCCGATGTGTTCCTGTTCGATCTTCAGGACCTTGGCTGCCGGATCTACACTTTCGTCACCACGTTGCTTTATCTGTTGGAGGCGGCATCGGGCACGGGCAAATCGGTCTGGGTGCTCGATCGGCCCAATCCGGCGGGGCGGCCCATCGAGGGGCTGACGCTGATCCCCGGACAGGAGAGCTTTGTCGGCGCAGGACCGATGCCGATGCGCCATGGCCTGACGCTGGGCGAGATGGGGCGCTGGTTTATCGACCATTACAAGCTGGACGTGGATTACCGTGTCATCACGATGGAGGGCTGGGCGCCGGATGCTCCGGCCCGCGCGGGTCTTGCCGGTTTTGGCTGGCCTGAAGAGCGGATCTGGATCAACCCCAGCCCTAATGCGGCCAGCCTGAACATGGCCCGCGCCTATGCCGGGACGGTGATGCTGGAGGGCACGAACCTGTCCGAAGGGCGCGGCACGACCCGTCCGCTGGAGGTTTTGTTCGGCGCGCCCGATGTGGATGCCAAGGCGGTGCTGGCCGAAATGCAGGCATTTGCGCCGCAGTGGATGACGGGCTGCGCGCTGCGCGAATGCTGGTTCTCGCCCACGTTCCACAAGCATGTGGGGCAGCTTTGCAGCGCCTTGATGATCCATGCCGAGGGCGGGTTCTATGACCATCATGCCTTCCGCCCCTGGCGTTTGCAGGCGCTGGCCTTCAAGGCGATCCGGCGCCTTTATCCCGATTATCCGCTGTGGCGCGATTTTCCCTATGAGTATGAACTGACCCGTCTTGCCATTGATGTCATCAACGGCGGGCCGGGTTTGCGCGAATGGGTGGATGATGCCGGGTCGGTTGCAGGCGATCTCGATGCGATCACCGCGCCCGATGAAATGCGCTGGGCGGAGGAAATCCGGCCTTATCTACTTTACTGA